One stretch of Haladaptatus sp. R4 DNA includes these proteins:
- a CDS encoding PQQ-binding-like beta-propeller repeat protein, with product MVDPSDETRRTFLKLTGAAIGTTGLVGTAASDTATTTNHAWSSFQNDTGNTGSSADGNDPGPGAWVDWSEQVSDRGLYSPTVVDGIAYVSDTSGGITAFDIDSRNACWTTHIRGLDYAPTVVGDTVYVAGTDLVSLSADDGSERWRFEIGVIESSPVTVADGIAFFKTSDVNGQGSCWAIDTGTGTKQWQVRLPSGKDGETPSAENVPPAVVDGTAYFADKETVYALDAIDGQPQWQASTDGMIDYAPTVANDAVYVSGRKTFALSTEDGATRWTTDLGDSTRLSQSPAVTDDTVVVTDGARARIWALAADDGTVRWTVETLDGSTGTPSIADGTVYVPITRDSGDGLGAFDLRSGNQKWWVPVRNLDTSSLPPAIDDGIYIADREGFLYSVADPEWLDWRANGIGSMDVGESVYLQNDALRALDTETGKKRWRKEGDTPPVSANGMVYETDWSAVVAYSPDGTQRWRSECDGGVTTVPAVTDDRVVVGGDGWVTAFDATTGVHAWTSTGDCGGLGSVDTVATHDETAFALVNGRVVALDADGEQWSAGNGVRAIAVDDAVYTGTDCNEVVAYDFDGTELWRVTLEDGDTVTSLVPDDGLYAVTSDVTSTGTDSRDWLVSLDDGDVSWTFHPKFLPFGSLCEPVVGDETVYVGASDRRVYALSASDGAERRRFETGGEVESVAVDDERVYATSDGIYAFR from the coding sequence ATGGTCGACCCCTCCGACGAGACACGACGGACTTTTCTCAAACTGACCGGTGCTGCTATCGGGACGACAGGACTTGTGGGGACCGCAGCGTCCGACACGGCAACGACCACGAATCATGCGTGGTCGTCGTTTCAAAACGATACGGGGAACACGGGGAGTAGTGCCGATGGGAACGATCCCGGTCCAGGAGCGTGGGTCGACTGGAGCGAACAGGTGAGTGATCGGGGTCTCTATTCCCCGACCGTAGTCGACGGAATCGCCTACGTTTCCGATACGTCCGGAGGAATAACGGCGTTCGACATTGACTCGCGGAACGCGTGCTGGACGACGCATATCCGAGGGCTGGACTACGCACCGACCGTCGTCGGGGACACCGTGTACGTGGCCGGAACCGACCTCGTCTCCCTCTCCGCCGATGACGGGAGCGAGCGGTGGCGGTTCGAAATCGGCGTCATCGAATCGTCCCCCGTGACCGTTGCCGACGGCATCGCCTTCTTCAAGACCAGCGACGTGAACGGACAGGGTTCCTGCTGGGCGATCGATACGGGGACCGGAACGAAACAGTGGCAAGTCCGTCTCCCATCCGGAAAGGACGGCGAGACACCGAGCGCCGAGAACGTGCCACCCGCAGTCGTCGACGGAACGGCGTACTTCGCCGACAAGGAGACGGTGTATGCCCTCGATGCGATCGACGGACAGCCACAGTGGCAGGCCAGCACCGACGGGATGATCGACTACGCACCGACCGTGGCAAACGATGCCGTCTACGTCTCCGGACGGAAGACGTTCGCACTCTCGACGGAGGACGGAGCGACACGGTGGACGACGGACCTCGGCGATTCGACGCGACTCAGCCAATCACCCGCAGTCACCGACGACACAGTCGTCGTGACCGACGGCGCTCGGGCACGGATTTGGGCACTCGCTGCCGACGACGGAACCGTACGGTGGACGGTCGAAACTCTCGACGGGTCGACCGGAACCCCATCGATCGCCGACGGAACGGTCTACGTCCCCATCACACGGGATAGCGGCGATGGACTCGGCGCGTTCGACCTTCGGAGCGGCAACCAGAAGTGGTGGGTTCCGGTACGTAATCTCGATACCTCGTCGTTGCCGCCCGCTATCGACGACGGGATATACATCGCCGACCGGGAGGGCTTTCTCTACTCCGTCGCGGACCCCGAATGGCTCGACTGGCGAGCGAACGGGATCGGTTCGATGGACGTCGGAGAGAGCGTCTACCTTCAGAACGACGCACTGCGCGCGCTCGACACGGAGACCGGAAAGAAACGATGGCGCAAAGAAGGCGATACGCCACCGGTTTCCGCGAACGGGATGGTGTACGAGACGGATTGGTCGGCGGTCGTCGCGTACTCACCGGACGGAACCCAACGGTGGCGTTCGGAATGTGACGGCGGAGTCACGACCGTTCCGGCCGTCACCGATGACCGCGTCGTCGTTGGCGGCGACGGATGGGTGACCGCGTTCGACGCAACGACCGGTGTGCACGCATGGACGAGTACCGGCGACTGCGGCGGACTCGGGTCGGTCGATACGGTCGCTACCCACGACGAAACGGCATTTGCACTCGTGAACGGTCGAGTCGTCGCGCTCGATGCCGACGGGGAGCAGTGGTCCGCCGGGAATGGCGTGCGAGCCATCGCAGTCGACGATGCGGTGTACACCGGTACCGATTGTAACGAAGTCGTCGCCTACGATTTCGACGGAACCGAACTGTGGCGTGTAACCCTCGAAGACGGAGACACAGTGACGAGTCTCGTCCCGGATGACGGTCTCTACGCCGTGACGAGTGACGTGACGAGCACCGGAACCGATAGTCGCGACTGGCTGGTTTCGCTCGACGACGGGGATGTTTCGTGGACGTTCCACCCGAAATTCCTCCCGTTCGGATCGCTCTGTGAACCGGTTGTCGGCGACGAAACGGTGTACGTCGGCGCCAGCGACCGCCGAGTGTACGCTCTCTCGGCAAGCGACGGAGCGGAACGACGGCGGTTCGAAACCGGCGGCGAAGTCGAGTCCGTCGCGGTGGACGACGAACGCGTCTACGCGACGAGCGACGGCATCTACGCGTTTAGATAG
- a CDS encoding rhodanese-like domain-containing protein, giving the protein MVESISTAELADRQDADEDFALIDTRPEESFESWHITGARNFPFGPDESLSEDGASEVESMLDGNDEILTICAKGISSAHFVDELEARGFENVKVVTGGMEEWSEVYDHVPIGTDGDVEIVQIQRRAKGCLGYLVGSEGKAAAIDVSRHTDEFREAADDRGYEITHVFDTHVHADHISGGRTLADELGVPYHLSERARKRGVEYEYDALDRNEVVQVGNADIKTVPTPGHTSEITSYLVNDEAVITGDTLFVDSIGRTELEFGDEGAAEGAKMQYDSLHKVLMSDPDSVVVLPGHVTVTEDGRFAHGSPGEPIRSTVGNVRRNLDVLQLDEDEFVSRLSDDVPEKPPNYETVIAINRGKDEPEDEDEATELELGPNRCSAP; this is encoded by the coding sequence ATGGTCGAATCGATATCCACCGCGGAGTTGGCGGACAGGCAGGATGCTGACGAGGACTTCGCCCTCATCGACACACGACCGGAGGAAAGCTTCGAATCGTGGCATATCACTGGGGCACGGAACTTCCCGTTCGGTCCCGACGAGTCGCTGTCGGAGGACGGCGCTTCGGAAGTCGAATCGATGCTCGACGGAAACGACGAGATCCTCACAATCTGTGCGAAGGGAATCTCGTCGGCACACTTCGTCGACGAACTCGAAGCACGCGGGTTCGAAAACGTGAAAGTCGTCACCGGCGGCATGGAGGAGTGGAGCGAGGTGTACGATCACGTCCCCATCGGAACGGACGGTGATGTAGAAATCGTACAAATACAGCGACGTGCGAAGGGATGTCTCGGTTACCTCGTCGGAAGCGAGGGGAAGGCGGCGGCTATCGACGTGAGCCGACACACCGACGAGTTCCGCGAAGCGGCCGACGACCGTGGATACGAAATCACTCACGTGTTCGACACCCACGTCCACGCCGACCACATCTCCGGCGGGCGCACGCTCGCCGACGAGCTCGGTGTCCCGTACCACCTCAGCGAACGCGCCCGCAAACGCGGCGTCGAATACGAGTACGACGCCCTCGACAGAAACGAGGTAGTTCAGGTCGGAAACGCCGATATCAAGACCGTTCCCACGCCCGGTCACACCTCCGAGATCACCAGCTATCTCGTCAACGACGAAGCCGTCATCACCGGGGACACCCTGTTCGTAGACTCCATCGGTCGCACGGAACTGGAGTTCGGCGACGAAGGCGCAGCAGAGGGCGCGAAGATGCAGTACGATTCCCTTCACAAGGTGTTGATGAGCGACCCTGACAGCGTCGTCGTCCTGCCGGGACACGTTACCGTCACCGAAGACGGACGTTTCGCTCACGGCAGCCCCGGCGAACCGATTCGGTCGACGGTCGGTAATGTCCGCCGAAACCTCGACGTACTTCAGTTGGACGAGGACGAATTCGTCTCCCGTCTTTCGGACGACGTGCCCGAAAAACCACCGAACTACGAAACGGTCATCGCCATCAACCGTGGCAAGGACGAACCCGAAGACGAAGACGAGGCGACGGAGCTCGAACTGGGACCGAACCGCTGTTCCGCGCCGTAA
- a CDS encoding aminopeptidase, producing MDPRIREHAEVIVDHSVSIEEGDTVEVMAPTVAEDLVVALYEKLGERGAKPSLSMRSKRADRAFLRSCDADDFGLLDHTLAAIEETDAVIIIKGAENTAETSDVPAEKSAAKARANAPIQQERMGKRWVGTQFPAPGEAQLAEMSTEAYEAFVYNAINKDWDEQREFQEQMVEILDPADEVRIVSGETTDLTMSVKGMKTINDFAEKNLPGGEVFTAPIPDSVEGEVLFDKPLVRQGREIEGAWLRFENGEVVDFSADKNEEVLEGTLDTDEGARRLGELGIGMNRDIDQFTYNMLFDEKMGDTIHLAIGQAIGETVPEGQPFNESATHLDMIVDMSDDSYIEVDGEVVQRNGVFRFEDEFGE from the coding sequence ATGGACCCACGAATTCGAGAACATGCGGAAGTCATCGTCGATCATTCCGTGAGCATCGAGGAAGGTGACACCGTCGAGGTAATGGCACCGACGGTCGCCGAGGACCTCGTCGTCGCGCTGTACGAAAAACTCGGGGAACGTGGCGCGAAACCGTCGCTGTCGATGCGAAGCAAACGGGCGGACCGGGCGTTCCTCCGTTCCTGCGACGCGGACGATTTCGGTCTGCTCGACCACACGTTGGCGGCGATAGAGGAGACGGACGCCGTCATCATCATCAAAGGAGCGGAGAACACGGCGGAGACCAGCGACGTCCCGGCGGAGAAATCCGCCGCCAAGGCCCGCGCCAACGCGCCCATCCAACAGGAACGAATGGGCAAACGCTGGGTTGGCACGCAGTTCCCCGCCCCGGGAGAGGCCCAGTTGGCCGAGATGAGCACGGAAGCCTACGAGGCGTTCGTGTACAACGCGATAAACAAGGACTGGGACGAACAGCGCGAGTTCCAGGAGCAGATGGTCGAAATCCTCGACCCTGCCGACGAAGTACGCATCGTCTCCGGCGAGACGACCGACCTCACGATGTCGGTGAAGGGTATGAAAACCATCAACGACTTCGCCGAGAAGAACCTCCCCGGCGGCGAGGTGTTCACCGCGCCGATTCCCGACTCGGTCGAGGGCGAAGTACTGTTCGACAAACCCCTCGTCCGACAGGGACGGGAAATCGAAGGTGCGTGGCTCCGCTTCGAGAACGGCGAAGTCGTCGATTTCAGTGCCGACAAGAACGAAGAGGTCCTCGAAGGGACCCTCGACACCGACGAGGGCGCGCGCCGACTCGGCGAACTCGGTATCGGGATGAACCGCGATATCGACCAGTTCACCTACAACATGCTCTTCGACGAGAAGATGGGCGACACGATTCACCTCGCCATCGGGCAAGCCATCGGCGAGACGGTTCCCGAGGGGCAACCGTTCAACGAGAGCGCCACACACCTCGACATGATCGTCGATATGAGCGACGACTCGTACATCGAAGTGGATGGCGAAGTCGTTCAGCGAAACGGCGTCTTCCGATTCGAAGACGAGTTCGGGGAGTAG
- a CDS encoding class I SAM-dependent methyltransferase produces the protein MREFSADYLRRTREGMWESRDALADLELDSRERVLDVGCGTGELARVLADETPGDVFGTDADPRLLSVAREFVPCVAGDAYRLPFPDDSFDLVVCQALLINLPEPVRAVREFARVSSDLVAAIEPDNAAVSVESTVPEERSLSRTAREAYVAGTATDITLGGEGTRELFRTAGLHDSSTHPHHHAKTVEPPYSERDIEAAKRKATASALTDRRDTLVGPLSTDEYDDLRAEWREMGRETIRQMGGEEYRRAEVVPFYVTTARV, from the coding sequence ATGCGCGAGTTCTCCGCCGACTATCTCCGTCGAACACGGGAAGGGATGTGGGAATCCCGCGACGCGCTCGCGGACCTCGAACTCGACTCCCGGGAGCGGGTACTGGACGTCGGTTGTGGGACCGGCGAACTGGCCCGCGTCCTCGCGGACGAGACGCCGGGCGACGTCTTCGGGACGGACGCCGACCCGCGCCTCCTCTCGGTCGCACGGGAGTTCGTTCCCTGCGTCGCGGGCGACGCCTACCGGTTGCCCTTTCCCGACGACAGCTTCGATCTCGTGGTCTGTCAGGCGTTGCTCATCAACCTCCCCGAACCAGTTCGTGCGGTCCGCGAGTTCGCCCGCGTCTCCTCGGACCTCGTGGCGGCGATAGAACCCGACAACGCCGCCGTTTCCGTCGAATCGACGGTGCCGGAGGAGCGGTCCCTGTCCCGAACCGCTCGCGAGGCGTACGTCGCGGGAACGGCCACCGACATCACCCTCGGCGGGGAAGGGACCCGCGAACTGTTCCGAACGGCCGGTCTCCACGACTCTTCGACCCATCCGCACCACCACGCGAAGACGGTCGAACCGCCGTACTCGGAACGGGACATCGAAGCGGCAAAACGGAAGGCGACCGCGAGCGCGCTGACGGACCGACGGGACACGCTGGTCGGACCGCTTTCGACCGACGAGTACGACGACCTGCGCGCCGAGTGGCGGGAGATGGGGAGAGAGACCATCAGACAGATGGGTGGGGAGGAGTACCGGCGTGCGGAAGTCGTTCCCTTCTACGTGACGACCGCCCGCGTTTGA